The Devosia sp. YIM 151766 genome includes a region encoding these proteins:
- a CDS encoding class 1 fructose-bisphosphatase, with protein sequence MTNLSQWLATETNDDKLASAIESMAAAGVEIATVLRQAPIAGQTGLAGATNVQGEAQKALDLISNDIVLKHLRENPAISILVSEELDEAVEMSSQGEVIVATDPLDGSSNLDVNVTVGTIFSILPAAGGLLQKGTAQLAAGYVAYGPATSLVLRIKGATSVFTLASDGQWLLTVAAALVPEASGEFAINTARERFWDAATKNYVKESVAGEAGAAGKRYNMRWVGSMVADIHRILMRGGIFLYPLDSETASKGGRLRLLYEANPMAWLVEGAGGRSSTGQQGILAVEPTGIHQRVPVILGSAEEVARMEDWYRRS encoded by the coding sequence ATGACCAATCTCTCCCAATGGCTTGCCACCGAAACCAATGATGACAAGCTCGCCAGCGCGATCGAGTCCATGGCGGCGGCGGGCGTGGAAATCGCCACCGTGCTGCGGCAGGCGCCGATTGCGGGCCAGACCGGGCTGGCCGGGGCGACCAATGTGCAGGGGGAGGCCCAGAAGGCGCTGGACCTGATCTCGAACGATATTGTTTTGAAGCACTTACGGGAAAATCCGGCAATATCGATTCTGGTTTCCGAAGAGCTGGATGAAGCGGTTGAAATGTCGAGTCAGGGCGAGGTCATTGTGGCGACCGATCCGCTGGATGGCTCTTCGAATCTTGACGTAAATGTCACCGTCGGAACGATTTTTTCCATCCTGCCGGCCGCAGGCGGGCTGTTGCAGAAGGGGACGGCGCAATTGGCGGCCGGCTATGTCGCCTATGGGCCGGCGACGAGCCTGGTGCTGCGGATCAAGGGCGCGACCAGCGTGTTCACGCTGGCTTCGGACGGGCAATGGCTGCTGACCGTCGCGGCGGCACTGGTGCCGGAAGCGTCGGGGGAATTCGCCATCAATACGGCGCGGGAGCGGTTCTGGGACGCGGCCACCAAGAACTATGTGAAGGAGAGCGTTGCCGGGGAAGCCGGCGCGGCGGGCAAGCGCTACAATATGCGCTGGGTCGGCTCGATGGTGGCCGATATCCATCGCATCCTGATGCGGGGCGGGATTTTCCTTTATCCCCTGGATAGCGAAACGGCGAGCAAGGGCGGCAGGCTACGGCTGCTTTACGAAGCCAATCCCATGGCCTGGCTGGTGGAGGGCGCCGGCGGGCGTTCGTCCACGGGACAGCAGGGGATATTGGCGGTGGAGCCGACCGGGATTCATCAGCGGGTGCCGGTGATCCTGGGATCGGCGGAGGAAGTGGCGCGAATGGAGGACTGGTATCGGCGGTCGTAG
- a CDS encoding NAD-glutamate dehydrogenase — translation MAEAIAARFLARIEAGGLDASLRRFLIEAIGAIDPDDLSRQEPETLIAMLRRSHERLIDGPLEDIRIFVTPPETPDGSLVLDIICPDMPFIVDSALAALRAMGGAIRLFSHPVLHVAQGQVSADGGLAMSVLHIHSDPVAGIEALVAELDATLQDVAWAMQDNAAMLDRVQRAMTGLAAVPAAQRDEALRFLEWLIAHNFNFLGLREYRLEGAALAPVAGTGLGILRDESVKVVRSGREYVESSPELVGFAKGSEPLLVTKANRRARVHRRAHMDYVGIKLFGPDGTASGELRLVGFYTAQARATPHTEVPIIRRKIAEVMQHEGVDPLGHAGRTLLGALDTYPRDELFQIDTGQLAEFAEAIAGLYDRPRVRVLPRIDRFDNFVSILVYMPRDRYDGAVRARITRYLADMYDGRVSAFYPHFPEGELVRLHVIIGRDGGATPVPDRRELEAGVEALTRDFSDMLLAAAPEPGRISDWRQAFSPAYQSRNAVDEALEDIRIFEGLEEDGVGLRLGARGGAHGGLSLKVYHEGTAIPLSDRVPVLEHFGFRVIDERTYTLVPRDGVERYLHDMVLDNGDEDAGDLLARAAAIEAGLVAVWQGAAESDQLNSLVTLAGLDWQEAALLRALSRYLRQVGISYSQRYVAQVLVKQRIAAKALIALFEALHNPGFDDGPARAERARAAIAAELERISSLDEDKIIRRFQNLIEAALRTNAWQPRAAALAIKFDSHKIDGLAAPRPYREISVYSPRVEGVHLRFGAIARGGLRWSDRPEDYRTEVLGLVKAQQVKNAVIVPGGAKGGFVPKKLTAGMPRDAFMAEGQESYRIFIGALLDVTDNLVGDAVVPPPDLVRRDGDDPYLVVAADKGTASFSDIANGIATGRDFWLGDAFASGGSAGYDHKKMGITARGAWEAVKRHFREMDRDIQSEPFTVAGVGDMSGDVFGNGMLLSRQIRLVAAFDHRDIFIDPAPDAATSFAERQRLFALPRSSWQDYDKALISKGGGVFSRALKSIKLSPEIRALLGLEQDEATPAEVMRAILSAPVDLLWFGGIGTYIKGSEEDDASVGDRANDAIRVSAAEVRAKVVGEGANLGVTQRGRIGYALKGGRIDTDAIDNSAGVNSSDLEVNIKIALAPLVASGALELAARNEFLASMTDEVASLCLRNNYLQTLALSLAERAGMAELPDHRGLIETLEGRGLLDRAVEFLPGDAVLDARAEAGEALTRPELAVILAYAKLTLFDDLLAGTAIDDPYLARELFRYFPETLHRAYPEAVERHRLRREIIATVLTNDMINHGGPAFVSELTAATSASPGEVALAFAAVRDSYELDKLNAGIDALDGTVPGAVQLALYAEVEALLRRETLWFLRNHSIRDGLAGLIERHRSGVVKLRHLADLLPAEQKTELDAHIGELESQGVPKTLAQRIGTLPFLGHGSDIVLVAERAGTDLDTTAKAYFGVAGQFDLFRIIAGGREIVLSDRVDRMALDRAMANVMRALRDLTADALAAGSVDDLVAQRSIEVTRTVAAVKELTAGEINVSRLSVAAGLLADLAREG, via the coding sequence ATGGCGGAGGCAATTGCGGCGCGGTTTCTGGCGCGGATCGAAGCCGGGGGGCTCGATGCGAGCCTGCGGCGGTTTCTGATCGAGGCGATCGGCGCCATCGATCCCGACGATCTGTCCCGGCAGGAGCCCGAAACCCTGATCGCCATGCTGCGGCGCAGCCATGAGCGATTGATCGACGGGCCGCTGGAAGACATCCGGATTTTCGTCACGCCGCCGGAGACGCCGGACGGATCGCTGGTGCTCGACATCATCTGCCCGGACATGCCCTTCATCGTCGACAGCGCGCTCGCCGCCCTGCGCGCCATGGGCGGGGCCATCAGGCTGTTTTCTCACCCGGTCCTGCATGTGGCGCAAGGGCAGGTAAGCGCCGATGGCGGGCTGGCGATGAGCGTATTGCATATCCACAGCGACCCGGTGGCCGGCATCGAGGCGCTGGTGGCGGAACTGGATGCGACCTTGCAGGATGTCGCCTGGGCGATGCAGGACAATGCGGCGATGCTCGACCGGGTGCAGCGGGCCATGACGGGATTGGCGGCCGTTCCGGCGGCGCAGCGCGACGAGGCGCTGCGTTTTCTCGAATGGCTGATCGCCCATAATTTCAACTTTCTGGGCCTGCGGGAATATCGGCTGGAGGGCGCGGCACTGGCGCCGGTGGCCGGCACTGGATTGGGGATATTGCGCGACGAGAGCGTCAAAGTGGTGCGCAGCGGCCGGGAATATGTGGAGAGCAGCCCGGAACTGGTGGGTTTCGCCAAGGGCAGCGAGCCGCTGCTGGTGACCAAGGCCAATCGGCGGGCGCGGGTGCATCGGCGCGCGCATATGGATTATGTCGGCATCAAGCTGTTCGGGCCCGATGGGACGGCGAGCGGCGAATTGCGGCTGGTCGGCTTCTATACGGCGCAGGCGCGGGCGACGCCGCATACCGAAGTGCCGATCATCCGCCGGAAGATAGCCGAGGTCATGCAGCATGAAGGGGTTGATCCGCTGGGCCATGCCGGGCGGACGCTGTTGGGGGCGCTGGACACCTATCCGCGCGACGAATTGTTCCAGATCGACACCGGGCAATTGGCCGAGTTCGCCGAAGCCATTGCCGGGCTCTACGACCGGCCGCGGGTAAGGGTGCTGCCGCGCATCGACCGGTTCGACAATTTCGTCTCCATTCTCGTCTATATGCCGCGCGACCGCTATGACGGCGCGGTGCGGGCCCGGATCACCCGCTATCTGGCCGATATGTATGACGGGCGCGTCTCGGCCTTTTATCCGCATTTCCCCGAGGGCGAGCTGGTGCGGCTGCATGTGATCATCGGACGCGATGGCGGGGCGACGCCGGTGCCCGACCGGCGGGAGCTGGAAGCGGGCGTCGAGGCGCTGACGCGGGACTTTTCCGACATGCTGCTCGCGGCGGCGCCCGAACCCGGCCGGATCAGCGATTGGCGGCAGGCCTTTTCGCCGGCCTATCAAAGCCGCAACGCGGTGGACGAGGCGCTGGAAGACATCAGGATATTCGAAGGGCTGGAGGAGGATGGCGTCGGCCTGCGGCTCGGCGCGCGCGGCGGCGCCCATGGAGGACTGAGCCTCAAGGTCTATCACGAGGGCACCGCCATACCGCTCAGCGACCGCGTCCCGGTGCTGGAGCATTTCGGCTTCCGGGTAATCGACGAGCGCACCTATACGCTGGTGCCGCGCGACGGGGTCGAGCGCTACCTGCACGACATGGTGCTGGACAATGGCGACGAGGACGCCGGCGACCTATTGGCGCGCGCCGCCGCCATCGAGGCCGGGCTGGTGGCGGTGTGGCAGGGGGCGGCGGAAAGCGACCAGCTCAACAGCCTGGTGACGCTGGCGGGGCTCGACTGGCAGGAAGCGGCCCTGCTGCGGGCGCTGTCGCGCTATCTGCGCCAGGTGGGGATTTCCTATTCGCAGCGCTATGTGGCGCAGGTGCTGGTGAAGCAGCGGATCGCCGCCAAGGCGCTGATCGCGCTGTTCGAGGCGCTGCACAATCCGGGCTTCGACGATGGGCCGGCGCGGGCCGAGCGGGCCAGGGCGGCGATCGCGGCGGAACTGGAGCGGATTTCCTCGCTGGACGAGGACAAGATCATCCGCCGGTTCCAGAACCTGATCGAGGCGGCGCTGCGCACCAATGCCTGGCAGCCGCGCGCGGCAGCCCTGGCGATCAAGTTTGACAGTCACAAGATCGACGGGCTGGCCGCGCCCCGCCCCTATCGGGAAATCTCGGTCTATTCGCCACGCGTCGAAGGGGTGCATCTGCGCTTCGGCGCCATTGCCCGCGGCGGCTTGCGCTGGTCGGACCGGCCGGAAGATTATCGCACCGAAGTTCTGGGGCTGGTCAAGGCGCAGCAGGTCAAGAATGCGGTGATCGTGCCGGGGGGGGCCAAGGGCGGCTTCGTGCCCAAGAAGCTGACGGCGGGCATGCCGCGCGACGCCTTCATGGCCGAAGGCCAGGAGAGCTATCGGATTTTCATCGGCGCCCTGCTCGACGTCACCGACAATCTGGTCGGGGACGCGGTCGTGCCGCCGCCGGACCTGGTGCGGCGCGATGGCGACGATCCCTATCTGGTCGTGGCCGCCGACAAGGGCACGGCGAGCTTTTCCGACATTGCCAATGGCATCGCCACCGGCCGGGATTTCTGGCTGGGCGACGCCTTCGCCTCGGGCGGATCGGCGGGCTATGACCACAAGAAGATGGGCATTACCGCGCGCGGCGCCTGGGAGGCGGTGAAGCGGCATTTCCGCGAAATGGACCGCGATATCCAGAGCGAGCCGTTCACCGTCGCCGGGGTGGGCGATATGAGCGGCGACGTGTTCGGCAATGGCATGCTGCTGTCGCGGCAGATCCGGCTGGTGGCGGCGTTCGATCATCGGGACATTTTCATCGATCCCGCCCCCGATGCCGCGACGAGCTTCGCCGAACGGCAGCGGCTCTTCGCCCTGCCCCGCTCGAGCTGGCAGGATTATGACAAGGCGCTGATCTCCAAGGGCGGCGGCGTGTTTTCGCGTGCGCTGAAATCCATAAAGCTGTCGCCGGAAATCCGGGCCTTGCTGGGGCTGGAACAGGATGAGGCGACGCCGGCGGAGGTGATGCGAGCCATCCTGTCGGCGCCGGTGGACCTGTTGTGGTTCGGCGGCATCGGCACCTATATCAAGGGCAGCGAGGAAGACGACGCCTCGGTCGGCGACCGGGCCAATGACGCCATCCGCGTCAGCGCCGCAGAGGTGCGGGCCAAGGTGGTGGGCGAAGGCGCCAATCTGGGCGTCACCCAGCGCGGGCGCATCGGCTATGCGCTGAAAGGCGGGCGGATCGACACAGACGCCATCGACAATTCGGCGGGGGTCAATTCCTCGGACCTGGAGGTCAATATCAAGATCGCCCTGGCGCCCTTGGTGGCGTCGGGCGCCTTGGAGCTGGCGGCGCGCAATGAATTTCTCGCCAGCATGACCGACGAAGTGGCGAGCCTGTGCCTGCGGAACAATTACCTGCAAACGCTGGCGCTGTCGCTGGCGGAACGGGCGGGCATGGCCGAATTGCCGGACCATCGCGGCCTGATCGAAACGCTGGAGGGGCGCGGGCTGCTCGACCGGGCGGTGGAATTCCTGCCCGGCGACGCCGTGCTCGATGCGCGCGCGGAAGCCGGCGAGGCGCTGACCCGGCCCGAACTGGCGGTCATCCTGGCCTATGCCAAGCTGACGCTGTTCGACGACCTGTTGGCGGGAACGGCCATCGACGACCCCTATCTGGCCCGCGAATTGTTCCGCTATTTCCCCGAAACGCTGCACCGGGCCTATCCCGAGGCGGTGGAGCGGCACCGGTTGCGGCGGGAAATCATCGCCACGGTACTGACCAATGACATGATCAATCACGGCGGCCCGGCCTTCGTGTCGGAACTGACGGCGGCGACCAGCGCCAGCCCGGGCGAGGTGGCGCTGGCCTTCGCGGCAGTGCGCGATTCCTATGAGCTGGACAAGCTCAATGCCGGCATCGACGCCCTGGACGGCACGGTGCCCGGAGCGGTGCAATTGGCGCTTTATGCCGAGGTGGAAGCGCTGCTGCGGCGGGAAACCCTGTGGTTCCTGCGCAATCATTCCATCCGCGACGGGCTGGCCGGGCTGATCGAGCGGCATCGCAGCGGCGTCGTGAAATTGCGCCACCTTGCCGACCTGCTGCCCGCAGAACAGAAAACGGAACTCGACGCCCATATCGGGGAGCTCGAAAGCCAGGGCGTGCCCAAAACACTGGCGCAGCGGATCGGGACTTTGCCATTCCTCGGCCATGGCAGCGATATCGTGCTGGTCGCCGAGCGCGCCGGAACCGATCTCGACACCACCGCCAAAGCCTATTTCGGCGTGGCCGGCCAGTTCGACCTGTTCCGCATCATCGCCGGGGGCCGCGAAATCGTGCTGAGCGACCGCGTCGACCGCATGGCGCTGGACCGGGCCATGGCCAATGTGATGCGGGCCCTGCGCGACCTGACCGCCGACGCCCTGGCGGCGGGGTCGGTGGACGATCTGGTGGCGCAACGATCGATCGAGGTGACGCGAACCGTGGCGGCGGTGAAGGAGCTGACGGCAGGCGAAATCAACGTATCGCGGCTGAGCGTGGCGGCCGGCCTGCTGGCCGATCTGGCGCGGGAAGGATGA
- a CDS encoding flavin reductase family protein, whose translation MTILMPDFDLPDSMALRPLRRPAVSDAEFRAAMAGMASSVHVVTAQRGRERVGRTATSVLSLSAQPPAVLVSIDIVSRLADFIAKTGGFSLAMLAEDQVAVGNAFAGQVEAEKRFEVGQWGAWPSGQPLLRGAVTVLDCEVIGAMETGTHVLFAGALVDAETDMSRRPLVWNRHNYHGLRGLD comes from the coding sequence ATGACTATTCTCATGCCCGACTTCGACCTGCCCGACAGCATGGCCCTTCGACCGCTTCGGCGCCCCGCGGTAAGCGACGCGGAATTCCGTGCGGCGATGGCGGGGATGGCGTCGAGTGTGCATGTGGTGACAGCGCAACGCGGCCGCGAGCGCGTGGGGCGGACGGCAACCTCGGTATTGTCGCTTTCGGCGCAGCCGCCAGCGGTACTGGTATCGATCGACATCGTCAGCCGCCTTGCCGACTTCATCGCCAAGACCGGCGGCTTTTCGCTGGCCATGCTGGCCGAGGACCAGGTGGCGGTCGGCAATGCCTTTGCCGGGCAGGTGGAAGCGGAAAAGCGCTTCGAGGTGGGGCAATGGGGCGCCTGGCCATCGGGGCAGCCATTGCTGCGTGGCGCGGTGACGGTGCTCGATTGCGAGGTGATCGGCGCCATGGAGACCGGCACGCATGTGCTGTTCGCCGGGGCGCTGGTGGACGCCGAAACCGATATGTCGCGCCGCCCGCTCGTGTGGAACCGCCATAATTACCACGGCCTGCGCGGGCTCGACTAA
- a CDS encoding superoxide dismutase, producing MAFTLPDLPYSVSALAERGMSQETLELHHGKHHQAYVTALNGFVEKNPDLEGKSLEEIIALANGKADLAPVFNNAGQHWNHIHFWQALAPNGGNIPGRLEAKIIEDFGSVDGFKDSFKTAATTQFGSGWAWLIIGADGKLKTTKTPNGSNPLATGEGKALLGLDVWEHSYYVDFRNRRPDYVSNFLDKLANYEFAEANLG from the coding sequence ATGGCCTTCACCCTCCCCGATCTTCCCTATTCGGTTTCCGCACTGGCCGAGCGCGGCATGAGCCAGGAAACGCTGGAGCTGCACCACGGCAAGCACCATCAGGCCTATGTAACCGCACTCAACGGCTTCGTGGAGAAAAACCCGGACCTCGAGGGCAAGTCGCTCGAAGAAATCATCGCCCTGGCCAATGGCAAGGCGGACCTGGCCCCGGTGTTCAACAATGCCGGGCAGCACTGGAATCATATCCATTTCTGGCAGGCGCTCGCGCCCAATGGCGGCAATATTCCGGGCCGGCTCGAAGCCAAGATCATCGAGGATTTCGGCTCGGTGGACGGGTTCAAGGACAGCTTCAAGACCGCTGCCACCACACAGTTCGGCTCCGGCTGGGCCTGGCTCATCATCGGCGCCGACGGCAAGCTCAAGACCACCAAGACGCCCAATGGCTCCAATCCGCTGGCGACCGGCGAAGGCAAGGCGCTGCTAGGGCTGGACGTCTGGGAGCACTCCTATTACGTCGATTTCCGCAATCGCCGCCCCGATTATGTGAGCAATTTCCTCGACAAGCTGGCGAATTACGAATTCGCGGAAGCCAATCTGGGATGA
- a CDS encoding metalloregulator ArsR/SmtB family transcription factor has translation MALKMQGGLSAAALGEKLGTSGEAARQQLVRLAEEGLVEAHSAAAGVGRPTQIWSLTPAAQARFPDTHAALTVQLLDIVRTQLGESALDIIIAAREADTRRAYEAAIASAPDLRARVAALADLRSQEGYMAAWTEQADGSLLLVENHCPICAAAIACQGFCRAELEVFRAVLGSGVEVERQDHIIAGGRRCSYTIKANNNVSA, from the coding sequence ATGGCGCTCAAAATGCAGGGCGGGCTCTCGGCTGCCGCCCTGGGCGAGAAGCTCGGCACCTCCGGCGAGGCCGCCCGCCAGCAATTGGTGCGTCTGGCCGAGGAAGGGCTGGTGGAGGCACATAGCGCTGCCGCCGGCGTCGGCCGTCCCACACAGATTTGGAGCCTGACGCCGGCGGCCCAGGCGCGTTTCCCCGATACTCATGCGGCGCTGACCGTCCAGCTTCTCGATATCGTCAGGACCCAATTGGGCGAATCCGCGCTCGATATCATCATTGCCGCGCGCGAGGCCGACACCAGGCGCGCCTATGAGGCGGCCATCGCCTCAGCCCCCGATCTGCGCGCCCGCGTCGCGGCCCTCGCCGATTTGCGGAGTCAGGAGGGCTATATGGCGGCCTGGACCGAGCAAGCCGATGGCAGCCTGTTGCTGGTCGAAAACCACTGCCCCATCTGCGCCGCCGCCATTGCCTGCCAGGGCTTTTGTCGTGCCGAGCTTGAAGTTTTCCGCGCGGTTCTCGGCTCCGGGGTCGAGGTCGAGCGTCAGGACCACATCATTGCCGGCGGCCGCCGCTGCTCCTACACCATCAAGGCCAACAATAATGTCTCAGCCTGA
- a CDS encoding group III truncated hemoglobin, whose amino-acid sequence MSQPDRPPVGTRLTRIGWETPEGLDETMIRAVVDHFYALARRDEIIGPVFNRVIPDAEWPGHLDKIADFWSSMLLGTGRYNGRPMPKHIALPELSDAHFMRWLRLFRETVEQICPPDIAALFIERSERIGNSFRMNISMRRGEDITQMEPLKRESSPVWTPGVNGDAS is encoded by the coding sequence ATGTCTCAGCCTGATCGCCCTCCTGTCGGCACGCGCCTCACCCGCATCGGCTGGGAAACCCCCGAAGGCCTCGACGAAACCATGATCCGCGCCGTGGTCGATCATTTCTATGCCCTGGCCCGCCGCGACGAGATTATCGGCCCGGTCTTCAACCGCGTCATTCCCGATGCGGAATGGCCGGGCCATCTCGACAAGATCGCCGATTTCTGGAGTTCCATGCTGCTCGGGACCGGACGTTACAACGGCCGCCCCATGCCCAAGCACATCGCCCTCCCCGAACTGTCCGACGCCCATTTCATGCGCTGGCTGCGTCTGTTCCGCGAAACGGTCGAACAGATCTGCCCGCCCGACATCGCTGCGCTCTTCATCGAGCGCTCGGAACGCATCGGCAATTCCTTCCGCATGAACATCTCTATGCGCCGGGGCGAGGACATCACCCAGATGGAGCCGCTGAAGCGGGAATCGTCACCGGTCTGGACGCCGGGGGTGAATGGCGACGCCTCGTAA